One window of the Zea mays cultivar B73 chromosome 3, Zm-B73-REFERENCE-NAM-5.0, whole genome shotgun sequence genome contains the following:
- the LOC100170248 gene encoding hexose transporter isoform X1 gives MMRCTVTGGGCVASWIGDRRSPAVNPFSVRMSTGNGGWCGGLRSRAAELSGLEMAHLRGGIGGLFRASPRYGRLQATAAVDPEDIPLEKVQVKSSGHVMPYVGVACLGAILFGYHLGVVNGALEYLAKDLGIAENAVLQGWVVSTSLAGATLGSFTGGSLADKFGRTRTFILDAAPLAVGAFLSATAQDIRTMIIGRLLAGIGIGISSALVPLYISEISPTEIRGTLGSVNQLFICIGILAALLAGLPLAGNPAWWRTMFGIAVVPSILLAVGMAFSPESPRWLFQQGKVIQAESAVKRLYGKEMVTEIMYDLRASGQSSSETEAGWFDLFSKRYWKVVSVGAALFLFQQLAGINAVVYYSTSVFRNAGITSDVAASALVGAANVFGTMVASSLMDKQGRKSLLMTSFSGMGASMLLLALSFTWKALAPYSGILAVVGTVLYVLSFALGAGPVPALLLPEIFASRIRAKAVALSLGMHWVSNFFIGLYFLSVVNKFGISNVYLGFASVCVLAVLYIAGNVVETKGRSLEEIERELSVAE, from the exons ATGATGCGATGCACTGTAACGGGCGGCGGGTGCGTTGCTTCGTGGATTGGTGATCGGAGGTCGCCGGCGGTCAACCCCTTCAGCGTGCGGATGTCGACGGGCAACGGTGGGTGGTGCGGCGGCCTGAGGTCGCGGGCGGCGGAACTCTCCGGCCTCGAGATGGCCCATCTACGTGGCGGCATCGGGGGGCTCTTCCGCGCGAGCCCGCGCTATGGGCGCTTGCAAGCCACGGCCGCAG TTGACCCTGAAGATATTCCACTGGAGAAGGTTCAAGTTAAATCCTCAGGACATGTTATGCCATATGTTGGTGTTGCTTGTTTGGGGGCTATTCTGTTTGGTTATCATCTTGG TGTGGTCAATGGTGCGCTTGAATATCTTGCGAAGGATCTTGGAATTGCTGAAAATGCCGTCTTACAGG GATGGGTGGTTAGCACATCCCTAGCTGGTGCAACACTAGGTTCCTTTACCGGGGGATCTTTGGCAGATAAATTTGGGCGGACAAGAACATTCATCCTGGATGCAGCCCCACTGGCTGTAGGTGCATTCTTGAG CGCAACAGCTCAAGATATCCGCACCATGATTATTGGTCGGTTGCTTGCTGGAATTGGTATTGGGATCTCATCTGCACTTGTACCCCTTTACATATCTGAG ATATCACCAACTGAAATTCGTGGAACACTTGGTTCCGTTAATCAACTTTTTATCTGCATTGGAATTCTTGCAGCTTTGTTAGCTGGATTGCCTTTGGCAGGAAATCCTGCCTG GTGGAGGACAATGTTTGGAATTGCTGTAGTTCCATCCATTTTGCTGGCTGTAGGAATGGCCTTTTCGCCTGAAAGCCCTCGATGGCTATTCCAG CAAGGAAAGGTTATTCAAGCAGAATCGGCTGTAAAAAGACTATATGGAAAAGAAATGGTTACCGAAATTATGTATGATCTGAGAGCTAGTGGCCAAAGTTCTTCTGAGACCGAAGCTGGCTGGTTTGATCTTTTCAGCAAGCGTTACTGGAAAG TTGTGAGTGTGGGGGCAGCACTGTTTTTGTTCCAGCAGCTTGCTGGTATAAACGCTGTTGTATATTACTCTACATCGGTGTTCCGTAATGCAGGCATTACATCTGATGTTGCTGCTAGTGCTCTTGTTGGAGCAGCCAATGTTTTTG GCACCATGGTTGCATCTTCTCTAATGGACAAGCAAGGAAGGAAAAGCCTTCTGATGACAAGCTTTTCTGGAATG GGTGCTTCAATGCTACTCCTAGCATTGTCCTTCACCTGGAAAGCTCTGGCACCTTATTCTGGTATTCTTGCTGTTGTTGGCACTGTTCT GTATGTGCTGTCTTTTGCTCTAGGAGCTGGTCCTGTTCCTGCCCTGCTTCTTCCTGAAATATTTGCCTCCAGAATAAGGGCCAAGGCTGTTGCATTATCTCTAGGCATGCACTGG GTATCCAACTTTTTTATTGGCCTGTACTTCTTGAGTGTTGTCAACAAGTTTGGGATCAGCAATGTATATTTGGGATTTGCATCAGTGTGCGTCCTTGCAGTTCTCTACATAGCTGGGAATGTGGTCGAGACCAAGGGGCGATCACTTGAAGAGATTGAACGGGAACTAAGTGTAGCAGAATGA
- the LOC100170248 gene encoding hexose transporter isoform X2, with product MMRCTVTGGGCVASWIGDRRSPAVNPFSVRMSTGNGGWCGGLRSRAAELSGLEMAHLRGGIGGLFRASPRYGRLQATAAVDPEDIPLEKVQVKSSGHVMPYVGVACLGAILFGYHLGVVNGALEYLAKDLGIAENAVLQGWVVSTSLAGATLGSFTGGSLADKFGRTRTFILDAAPLAVGAFLSATAQDIRTMIIGRLLAGIGIGISSALVPLYISEISPTEIRGTLGSVNQLFICIGILAALLAGLPLAGNPAWWRTMFGIAVVPSILLAVGMAFSPESPRWLFQQGKVIQAESAVKRLYGKEMVTEIMYDLRASGQSSSETEAGWFDLFSKRYWKVVSVGAALFLFQQLAGINAVVYYSTSVFRNAGITSDVAASALVGAANVFGTMVASSLMDKQGRKSLLMTSFSGMGASMLLLALSFTWKALAPYSGILAVVGTVLYVLSFALGAGPVPALLLPEIFASRIRAKAVALSLGMHWTSRFYM from the exons ATGATGCGATGCACTGTAACGGGCGGCGGGTGCGTTGCTTCGTGGATTGGTGATCGGAGGTCGCCGGCGGTCAACCCCTTCAGCGTGCGGATGTCGACGGGCAACGGTGGGTGGTGCGGCGGCCTGAGGTCGCGGGCGGCGGAACTCTCCGGCCTCGAGATGGCCCATCTACGTGGCGGCATCGGGGGGCTCTTCCGCGCGAGCCCGCGCTATGGGCGCTTGCAAGCCACGGCCGCAG TTGACCCTGAAGATATTCCACTGGAGAAGGTTCAAGTTAAATCCTCAGGACATGTTATGCCATATGTTGGTGTTGCTTGTTTGGGGGCTATTCTGTTTGGTTATCATCTTGG TGTGGTCAATGGTGCGCTTGAATATCTTGCGAAGGATCTTGGAATTGCTGAAAATGCCGTCTTACAGG GATGGGTGGTTAGCACATCCCTAGCTGGTGCAACACTAGGTTCCTTTACCGGGGGATCTTTGGCAGATAAATTTGGGCGGACAAGAACATTCATCCTGGATGCAGCCCCACTGGCTGTAGGTGCATTCTTGAG CGCAACAGCTCAAGATATCCGCACCATGATTATTGGTCGGTTGCTTGCTGGAATTGGTATTGGGATCTCATCTGCACTTGTACCCCTTTACATATCTGAG ATATCACCAACTGAAATTCGTGGAACACTTGGTTCCGTTAATCAACTTTTTATCTGCATTGGAATTCTTGCAGCTTTGTTAGCTGGATTGCCTTTGGCAGGAAATCCTGCCTG GTGGAGGACAATGTTTGGAATTGCTGTAGTTCCATCCATTTTGCTGGCTGTAGGAATGGCCTTTTCGCCTGAAAGCCCTCGATGGCTATTCCAG CAAGGAAAGGTTATTCAAGCAGAATCGGCTGTAAAAAGACTATATGGAAAAGAAATGGTTACCGAAATTATGTATGATCTGAGAGCTAGTGGCCAAAGTTCTTCTGAGACCGAAGCTGGCTGGTTTGATCTTTTCAGCAAGCGTTACTGGAAAG TTGTGAGTGTGGGGGCAGCACTGTTTTTGTTCCAGCAGCTTGCTGGTATAAACGCTGTTGTATATTACTCTACATCGGTGTTCCGTAATGCAGGCATTACATCTGATGTTGCTGCTAGTGCTCTTGTTGGAGCAGCCAATGTTTTTG GCACCATGGTTGCATCTTCTCTAATGGACAAGCAAGGAAGGAAAAGCCTTCTGATGACAAGCTTTTCTGGAATG GGTGCTTCAATGCTACTCCTAGCATTGTCCTTCACCTGGAAAGCTCTGGCACCTTATTCTGGTATTCTTGCTGTTGTTGGCACTGTTCT GTATGTGCTGTCTTTTGCTCTAGGAGCTGGTCCTGTTCCTGCCCTGCTTCTTCCTGAAATATTTGCCTCCAGAATAAGGGCCAAGGCTGTTGCATTATCTCTAGGCATGCACTGG ACTTCTAGATTCTATATGTAA
- the LOC100170248 gene encoding hexose transporter isoform X3: MGACKPRPQLTLKIFHWRRFKLNPQDMLCHMLVLLVWGLFCLVIILVWSMVRLNILRRILELLKMPSYRWTSAYCSGWVVSTSLAGATLGSFTGGSLADKFGRTRTFILDAAPLAVGAFLSATAQDIRTMIIGRLLAGIGIGISSALVPLYISEISPTEIRGTLGSVNQLFICIGILAALLAGLPLAGNPAWWRTMFGIAVVPSILLAVGMAFSPESPRWLFQQGKVIQAESAVKRLYGKEMVTEIMYDLRASGQSSSETEAGWFDLFSKRYWKVVSVGAALFLFQQLAGINAVVYYSTSVFRNAGITSDVAASALVGAANVFGTMVASSLMDKQGRKSLLMTSFSGMGASMLLLALSFTWKALAPYSGILAVVGTVLYVLSFALGAGPVPALLLPEIFASRIRAKAVALSLGMHWVSNFFIGLYFLSVVNKFGISNVYLGFASVCVLAVLYIAGNVVETKGRSLEEIERELSVAE; the protein is encoded by the exons ATGGGCGCTTGCAAGCCACGGCCGCAG TTGACCCTGAAGATATTCCACTGGAGAAGGTTCAAGTTAAATCCTCAGGACATGTTATGCCATATGTTGGTGTTGCTTGTTTGGGGGCTATTCTGTTTGGTTATCATCTTGG TGTGGTCAATGGTGCGCTTGAATATCTTGCGAAGGATCTTGGAATTGCTGAAAATGCCGTCTTACAGG TGGACATCTGCTTATTGCTCAGGATGGGTGGTTAGCACATCCCTAGCTGGTGCAACACTAGGTTCCTTTACCGGGGGATCTTTGGCAGATAAATTTGGGCGGACAAGAACATTCATCCTGGATGCAGCCCCACTGGCTGTAGGTGCATTCTTGAG CGCAACAGCTCAAGATATCCGCACCATGATTATTGGTCGGTTGCTTGCTGGAATTGGTATTGGGATCTCATCTGCACTTGTACCCCTTTACATATCTGAG ATATCACCAACTGAAATTCGTGGAACACTTGGTTCCGTTAATCAACTTTTTATCTGCATTGGAATTCTTGCAGCTTTGTTAGCTGGATTGCCTTTGGCAGGAAATCCTGCCTG GTGGAGGACAATGTTTGGAATTGCTGTAGTTCCATCCATTTTGCTGGCTGTAGGAATGGCCTTTTCGCCTGAAAGCCCTCGATGGCTATTCCAG CAAGGAAAGGTTATTCAAGCAGAATCGGCTGTAAAAAGACTATATGGAAAAGAAATGGTTACCGAAATTATGTATGATCTGAGAGCTAGTGGCCAAAGTTCTTCTGAGACCGAAGCTGGCTGGTTTGATCTTTTCAGCAAGCGTTACTGGAAAG TTGTGAGTGTGGGGGCAGCACTGTTTTTGTTCCAGCAGCTTGCTGGTATAAACGCTGTTGTATATTACTCTACATCGGTGTTCCGTAATGCAGGCATTACATCTGATGTTGCTGCTAGTGCTCTTGTTGGAGCAGCCAATGTTTTTG GCACCATGGTTGCATCTTCTCTAATGGACAAGCAAGGAAGGAAAAGCCTTCTGATGACAAGCTTTTCTGGAATG GGTGCTTCAATGCTACTCCTAGCATTGTCCTTCACCTGGAAAGCTCTGGCACCTTATTCTGGTATTCTTGCTGTTGTTGGCACTGTTCT GTATGTGCTGTCTTTTGCTCTAGGAGCTGGTCCTGTTCCTGCCCTGCTTCTTCCTGAAATATTTGCCTCCAGAATAAGGGCCAAGGCTGTTGCATTATCTCTAGGCATGCACTGG GTATCCAACTTTTTTATTGGCCTGTACTTCTTGAGTGTTGTCAACAAGTTTGGGATCAGCAATGTATATTTGGGATTTGCATCAGTGTGCGTCCTTGCAGTTCTCTACATAGCTGGGAATGTGGTCGAGACCAAGGGGCGATCACTTGAAGAGATTGAACGGGAACTAAGTGTAGCAGAATGA
- the LOC103649828 gene encoding uncharacterized protein LOC103649828, with protein MPRSSSSPGSGSKRILGRAMAAILALPLTPITKAKLGLLLFKKRASAAAGRRRCYKPFRHYNYAYVGEYQFSPSRSPLLPAPPPGVTTWRRAAAAAARRRRGRARMVLASLFCGGGGADELDVAVLDGLARRTDGRAERDQLVVLAPALEWARGRDDGAAYACSSNDEDEEVAVVDYGEEGDVEVDDRAERFIERFYQEMRLQRQRSLVQRLL; from the coding sequence ATGCCGAGATCCTCCTCCAGCCCCGGCTCCGGCTCCAAGCGCATCCTGGGGAGGGCGATGGCCGCGATCCTGGCGCTGCCGCTGACCCCGATCACCAAGGCCAAGCTCGGCCTGCTGCTCTTCAAGAAGCGCGCCTCCGCCGCcgcgggcaggcgccgctgctacAAGCCGTTCCGCCACTACAACTACGCCTACGTGGGCGAGTACCAGTTCTCGCCCTCCCGCTCCCCGCTGCTCCCGGCCCCGCCCCCCGGCGTCACCACCTGGCGgagggccgccgccgccgccgccaggagGCGCCGGGGCAGGGCCAGGATGGTCCTCGCCTCCCTCTtctgtggcggcggcggcgccgacgAGCTCGACGTCGCCGTGCTGGACGGCCTCGCGCGTCGCACCGACGGGCGCGCGGAGAGGGACCAGCTGGTGGTGCTCGCCCCGGCTCTCGAGTGGGCGCGCGGCCGCGACGACGGTGCAGCCTACGCCTGCAGCAGCAACGACGAGGATGAGGAGGTGGCGGTTGTGGACTACGGGGAGGAAGGCGACGTGGAAGTGGACGACCGCGCCGAGCGCTTCATCGAGCGGTTCTACCAGGAGATGAGGCTGCAGAGGCAGCGCTCTCTGGTCCAGCGCCTGCTCTAG
- the LOC103649829 gene encoding uncharacterized protein, translating to MSSLAIVEKKPPPFPGGGCTGGVLFHLLDWHRRLACKRRLFSPRRLLPSSLRSSSPRRLPCPPPAASPPPPTLPHPADGAAPGVVARLMGLESWPATATAAPPRPQKQRKVEASRADGADSAVVLVLPTTRSRRPPASAPVPTARSHHGADLPARSPRRTRLVHAAAAKLLHPGARAGSRASARLALAYACSSPQHRKDDHAGTLFQGSGMTDDFLSRSESLPLERSALLQVQPPGLPAETDCDTAVVSRRHDHCSTNNVDAAISASTVVLPRMGFGDGNRSKRSSDVDAKHKGSGIRNDVTRTCARARSSGAAVQTGDERLLRKRATPTRPEVSGMPESGDLAGSTRLAGGARDLVSATRKFAHGGSGPRREFAGSISGQGSTTHRDLNSQNGLASTSRISSNGSGHKRGSGRKVGHDRAISNRDDRNAIAFTSRSSTKPVARASSQSNLLKSGSPNRLAPDTTRTRVLAPEKRYIEASPSFMSTSEKGEFSRLLKAKINELGMSDRIECTPDDSPSGKLTVPVLQELISALTNDMSTPISQCSNYSAASAPLSCNGNVDCINEPHCIFSNDQSPDFQKCFKGEQDVDSSAASLNNEPNQPSPTSVLEASFSNDTSLGSPVEKNEGKDLIMSIENKMEDLFNLESDIVDLAMSIDTRKTDAEETHRDNDKLSCLQNFLAHDFNILESRLCSIREAISNAELLVGSSLSRSTASGLPLHPFIVEMLENTMDMFSGGEYSGFTEDKKYQRTNFLFDCIIESLDSKFCNFGKCGYKAWLSLPLSLSEDLLKRQVLEDIGNWRESSGTALRQVSDKEVDQVTDRWDASQVEAFDISIAIENDILEALAGEFALDLW from the exons ATGAGCAGCCTCGCTATAGTGGAGAAGAAGCCGCCGCCGTTCCCCGGCGGCGGCTGCACGGGCGGCGTGCTCTTCCACCTCCTGGACTGGCACCGCCGCCTCGCCTGCAAGCGCAGGCTCTTCTCCCCGCGTCGCCTCCTCCCTTCGTCCCTCCGCTCCTCGTCCCCACGCAGGCTCCCGTGCCCGCCTCCTGCTGCCTCGCCGCCACCGCCGACGCTGCCACATCCGGCCGATGGGGCCGCCCCGGGCGTTGTCGCGCGCCTCATGGGCCTGGAGTCCTGgcccgccaccgccaccgccgcgccGCCGAGACCGCAGAAGCAGAGGAAGGTGGAGGCGTCGCGCGCGGACGGCGCTGACTCGGCGGTCGTGCTCGTGCTGCCTACGACCCGGAGCCGTCGACCTCCCGCGTCCGCGCCCGTGCCGACGGCGAGGAGCCACCACGGGGCCGACCTGCCAGCGCGGAGCCCGAGGCGGACCCGTCTCGTGCACGCGGCCGCGGCGAAGCTGCTGCATCCGGGCGCGCGCGCCGGCTCACGCGCAAGCGCCAGGCTGGCCCTCGCGTACGCTTGCTCTTCGCCGCAGCACCGCAAGGATGACCACGCCGGCACCTTGTTTCAAGGCTCCGGAATGACCGACGACTTCCTATCTCGCTCTGAGAGCTTGCCCTTGGAGCGTTCTGCACTGCTACAGGTACAGCCTCCTGGTCTTCCTGCGGAGACAGATTGTGACACCGCTGTTGTATCGCGTAGGCACGACCATTGTTCCACTAATAACGTCGATGCAGCGATCAGTGCCAGTACGGTAGTGTTGCCTAGAATGGGTTTTGGTGATGGAAACAGGAGTAAACGGAGCTCTGATGTGGATGCTAAGCACAAGGGGAGTGGAATTAGAAATGACGTAACGCGCACTTGTGCCAGGGCTAGATCGAGCGGTGCTGCCGTTCAAACTGGAGATGAGAGGTTGTTGCGCAAACGAGCAACACCTACTCGGCCGGAGGTTTCTGGGATGCCAGAGTCTGGGGACTTGGCTGGTTCGACGCGCCTAGCTGGGGGTGCTCGTGACTTGGTATCTGCTACTAGGAAGTTTGCACACGGTGGTTCTGGTCCAAGAAGAGAGTTCGCGGGATCGATCAGTGGACAAGGGAGCACGACCCACAGGGATTTGAACAGCCAAAATGGGTTAGCATCCACAAGTAGGATTTCAAGCAATGGATCTGGGCATAAAAGGGGATCAGGGAGAAAGGTGGGGCATGATAGAGCAATAAGTAACAGAGATGACAGAAATGCAATTGCATTTACTTCTAGATCATCTACAAAGCCAGTGGCCAGAGCTTCGTCACAGAGCAATCTATTGAAGAGTGGATCCCCAAATAGACTAGCACCTGATACAACTCGCACACGAGTTCTGGCTCCTGAAAAAAGATACATTGAAGCTTCACCTTCTTTTATGTCTACTTCCGAGAAAGGTGAATTTAGCAGGCTGTTGAAAGCAAAAATCAATGAGCTTGGCATGTCGGACAGGATTGAGTGTACACCAGATGATTCACCTTCAGGAAAACTGACTGTACCTGTGTTGCAAGAGCTCATTTCTGCCCTTACAAACGACATGAGCACTCCAATCTCCCAATGTAGCAACTACTCTGCTGCATCAGCACCCTTAAGTTGCAATGGAAATGTTGACTGCATCAATGAACCACATTGTATATTCTCCAATGATCAATCACCTGATTTCCAGAAATGCTTTAAG GGTGAACAAGATGTTGATTCTTCTGCCGCATCATTAAACAATGAGCCCAATCAGCCAAGTCCAACGTCAGTCCTTGAAGCATCCTTCTCAAATGATACTTCTTTAGGAAGTCCAGTTGAAAAAAATG AAGGAAAAGACTTAATCATGTCAATTGAGAACAAAATGGAAGATCTCTTTAATTTGGAGTCTGACATTGTCGATTTAGCAATGTCAATTGACACGAGGAAAACTGATGCTGAAGAAACACACCGTGACAATGACAAGTTATCATGTTTACAGAATTTTCTTGCACATGATTTCAACATCTTAGAATCCAGGCTCTGCAGCATTAGAGAAGCTATTTCAAATGCTGAACTGCTTGTGGGCAGTAGCCTCTCGCGTAGCACAGCATCAGGTCTCCCACTCCACCCTTTCATTGTCGAAATGCTGGAAAACACCATGGATATGTTTAGTGGAGGAGAGTATTCAGGTTTCACTGAAGATAAGAAGTATCAACGTACCAACTTCCTGTTTGACTGCATCATAGAGTCACTGGATTCAAAATTCTGCAATTTCGGCAAATGTGGATACAAGGCCTGGCTGAGCCTGCCTCTCAGTTTGAGCGAGGACCTGCTGAAGCGCCAGGTATTGGAAGACATCGGCAACTGGAGGGAGTCGAGTGGGACTGCTCTTAGACAAGTCTCTGACAAAGAAGTGGACCAAGTGACTGACAGGTGGGATGCAAGCCAGGTTGAAGCATTTGACATAAGCATTGCAATCGAGAACGACATTCTTGAGGCGCTTGCCGGTGAGTTCGCACTCGACCTGTGGTGA